The Polypterus senegalus isolate Bchr_013 chromosome 1, ASM1683550v1, whole genome shotgun sequence genomic sequence TGCATTTTAGGCTTCACTCTGAGTATTGCATGGATAAGCCTGAGACAGTGCGGGTTGGCTTTTCACTCCCTTGTCACCACCGGCAGCCTCTTCAACCTTGAAACTGTCAATTGTCATGAACTGAGATGAGCCGgtcaaatgaggacacacacatccagCAGGGGGTTGGTGTAAAAAGTGCTTGTATTACAAATCTAATTAGGAACAGAGTTCAAGAAGTGCACTAATCTATAAAAATAATGTCTGTGTGGAAGTTAAAATATCCAGGaaataaatattcctttaaaacagGGTTTAAATCACAGGCAGGAATCTGTTCCATAGAACGCTCGCAAGCCCTTGTGCATCCTTCAAAAACTGATGTATCCTCTGCTTACCCCGTACAAGACCTTGCACTAGGTGAGACGTCCTTCTGATGGGTTCAGTCAACTCTAAATACCTGGCTTGGGTCCCCTTTTCCAGGCCTTCAGCAACCATGGGGCACCACTCTGAGCCGCACACGTCTTCCAATTATCAGTCCCACTTAATGGGCCGCTCCTACTCCCCAACATCGCTCAACAGGAGCGCCCCTTCTTCATCCGCAGGCTCCACTCGCTGAGCCTCGCTCCTGTCCTCCTGCCTCTAATCCCTCACACGCAGGCATCCTCCGATCTTGCCATCTCTGTCCTTCTTTATGTTAACCTCTATTCCTTTCTCttcttgtttctttctctctttctgttctgcttttttttctttttatccccTTTTTCCCACTCTCTGTACAGGCTCTGGGTACAAATGTGTCCTCTGAATGAGGCTCCTGACTGATCCACTCACACTTGCACAGGAGGGAACGATCAGCCAAGCACAGCATTCCACCCTGCAGCAGTGCCGTCATGCGCACACCTGTACCCGTTCTGAGCCCACACACTCTCGGGATgcgattatttctttaaaaacctgcacaatGCCATGGACCGCTTATCACAaagccaaaaaataataataggcaGAAAACTGAATACTGAAGTAGCACAGTAGTTTGCTGTGGAGTCTCACAGAGCCGATTGCTGCCTGTGTTTTTTGctccttcctttctcttctcctcttctGAGTACCCTGATGAtcctcccacatcctcaaagacatgcatgttaggttcatTTGGCAATTTCCAGTTGACCATGTGCAAGTGgatcttgtgatggactggtgttccatccagggatggttcctgccttgctcctggGAATGGCTTTGACCCTTGGCTACCCTGAATTGCATTAcctgggtttgagaatgttatgctatgaCACCGTTTAGGGTTTGGGTTTACAGTAGTAAACACTGACCGTCTGTTCCTGTGGAGTCGAGGCTGAATTTTAGAAGCATGGTGTTTATTACCAGCGTCCTCTAAGCCTTTATACATTGGTGgttgctttcttttttgtaagTAACTGGAGACAGAAATGAAAGTCGGGCTAAAGAATTCCTCTGTATGACTCACAGCTCCCAGCCTTGGTGGAATAAGTGAGActaatgatttccaaaaacacacAGTAAAGCAACTCACAAAATGaagtttgttcctgcttttcaGGGTGGAAGAGCGGTTGATTAAAAGCACAAAGCTGACGGCAGGGCAATGGCGGCCGGCTTGGAGCAGGGTGGATAAACGGCACAACGGCATTGCTGTCTCCACTTTAAAAATAGCTCCCATAAACAGCTCATGTGTTCCTGCCCTCTTGAGGGGATCTTTATTTCCACTTGTGTCCTGGAGGAAAAAGTCACGGGTGTGGCTTTTACCCAAATTTGAGACTTGTGTGGCGGCCTGAAAGCAGTGACAAGCACAAAAGAGGTAAGACGAGACAAGTTGAAACGAGACACTGGAATGtgtagtttgtgtttttcttcctGTGGCGTGTGGAATTCCCGGGGAAGACGTCACGATTTTGAAATCTGAGCTGTTAATGGGATAAAAGTCTGCCCAGCAAACGTTTTGGAAAAACTAAGTGGGCACTTGCATACAACATGGTGTCACGGGGGTTGCCGCTGTAGCTTTGCAGATGTAAGGGGAGTCGACGAGAAGGGTTTGGTTTTACAATGTGTGTAGAGTATCCGCATATTTCTGACATTCTGGTATTTCATTAAGTATTCCGGTGCTTTTACGCTTTATAAAGAAATGTATGAGACTCTAAGTTGGCTTGATATGCATGAGGATGCCATGTGAGGGGACTGGCATTCTATCACTTTATGCTATCAGAATAGTCATCAGCTCTCCCTGCCCACCGGAAGCCAACGGCGGAAAAACCAATGGATCAGAAATGTGCAGAAGTGCCGTTTCATTTCCTAAAGGAGTAAAAAATGTGCTACTGTGAAAGAATGTGTGTTCCTCCTTCTCCAGATGTGCTCGATTACACCACTCTTTGGATTATTAACCATctcttgtctctttctctctttcatccCAGGAAATCTACAAAACACAACTGCCATTTTAACCTAATGGCAGAAGTTCTGTGATAACAAGGAATCTactgaacaaaaaccttcaggTGGAAGTCGCTTCTTAGGATCTTACCAAAGGAGTGCAAGGACAGAGTGCAAGGATGGCTTCATTAATATCGGAGAACTTTAAATTCATTGCGCTTTTCTTTAAAAGCAAAGATGTGATGATCTTTAATGGGCTGATAGCACTGGGGACGGTTGCAAGCCAGGAGGTGTACAGCGTCTTTGCCTTTAGTTGCCCGTGCTCGCCAGAGCGAAACTACCTCTATGGCCTGGCTGCCATCGGTGTGCCTGCGCTGGTGTTATTCCTTATTGGTGTCATGCTTAACAGGAATACCTGGAACATGGTCTCGGAATGTCGTCTACGAGCGTGTAAGAACTTCTCAGCTGCTGCTGCCTTTGCCCTCTTGGCCTCCATCGCAGGCAGGGCATTGGTAGCTCCTTTGACATGGTCGGTCATATCTCTTCTACGCGGAGAGCCCTACGTCTGTGCCCTGAGTGAGTTTGTCGATACCACATCTCTTAACAGTGTCTCCACAGGCCTAGATGCAAGCGTTCTTGCTCAGCTGCCATGTAAAGAGATCATTGGTGTGGATACAAAATTGAGAGAACAGGTTGTGAGGAGGCTCAAATATGAATCTCAGGTAATTTTATGTTCCCTACTGTAGATGTAACACTAATTGGTCACGCCACCATATGGCTGAAACTTTTCCTGGACTCAAAAGGACCAAATGTGTCCTTTGAGATTTCAAAGAAATGG encodes the following:
- the LOC120514262 gene encoding calcium homeostasis modulator protein 2-like, whose amino-acid sequence is MASLISENFKFIALFFKSKDVMIFNGLIALGTVASQEVYSVFAFSCPCSPERNYLYGLAAIGVPALVLFLIGVMLNRNTWNMVSECRLRACKNFSAAAAFALLASIAGRALVAPLTWSVISLLRGEPYVCALSEFVDTTSLNSVSTGLDASVLAQLPCKEIIGVDTKLREQVVRRLKYESQLLGWLLVGTTAITIFLLMCLKRCCSPLGFHQESYWSQYRDNENELFSRTADLHAKILAATNVKRFFGFVALDKEEKEIVKDFQVEDATPSLSWNNITGVYLYRENKGIPLYSRLHKWAKGVMDSALDDNKKESDFFAI